In Juglans microcarpa x Juglans regia isolate MS1-56 chromosome 1S, Jm3101_v1.0, whole genome shotgun sequence, the genomic stretch TTCTATCTTTTCAGCTGCCATATATGCTGTATACAGATATGCATACATATAGCAATACTTTATAGGTTTTTCACATACTCCACGGAGTGAAGTTTAGTTAGGACTAGAGATTTTCTAGACAATAAAATAGTCCATATTCTTCTCTGTTTAGGGATTGTTGCTGGAGCTTCTATAATGGCTGCACTGTGTATTACATGTTACTTTGTTCGGCGCCGCTCCACTTGTTTGAAAAACGAAATGAGTGCAAGACGCCTCCTATGTGAAGCTGCTGGCAACTCCAGTGTACCTCTATATCCTTACAGAGAAGTAGAAAGAGCCACTAATAACTTCTCTGATGGACAAAGGCTCGGAACTGGGGCCTTTGGTACAGTTTACGCAGGAAAACTTCAAAATGACGAGTGGGTCGCCATAAAAAAGATCAAATATAGAGACACCAACAGTATTGACCAAGTCCTGAATGAGATCAAACTCCTTTCCTCTGTAAGCCACCCGAATTTAGTTCGCCTCTTAGGTTGCTGCATAGAGGACGGCGAACAGATCCTTGTCTATGAATTTATGCCTAATGGAACTCTATCTGAACATTTACAAAGAGAAAGGGGTAAAGTACTCCCATGGACTGTAAGGCTCACAATTGCTGCTGAAACTGCTCACGCCATAACATATCTCCACTCTGCCATGAATCCACCTATTTATCACAGAGACATCAAATCTAGCAATATATTATTGGATCACAGCTTCAAATCGAAGGTAGCTGATTTTGGACTTTCTAGACTGGGCATGACAGAAATATCACACATCTCTACAGCACCACAAGGGACTCCAGGCTACGTTGATCCTCAATACCATCAGAACTTCCATCTCACTGATAAAAGTGACGTTTACAGTTTTGGAGTAGTTTTAATAGAGATAATAACTGCATTGAAAGTGGTTGATTTTGCTCGACCTCCGAGTGAGGTGAATTTAGCAGCACTTGCTATTGATAGAATTGGGAGGGGTTGTGTGGATGAAATAATAGACCCTTTCCTTGAGCCAAATAGGGATGCTTGGACACTTTATTCTGTTCACAAGGTTGCTGAGCTTGCATTCAGGTGCCTTGCTTTTCATAGTGACACGAGGCCTTCTATGATGGAAGTGGCAGAAGAGCTGGAACACATCAGGCGCAGTGGGTGGTCAACATTGGAAGAAAATGCATGCATCGCGTCTTCGGCGGTATCCTCTTGTTCTTCACCACATAATGGAAGCAAGAAGTCACTGGGTGGTGGTGGTATGACAGTTGGGAAGGCAGGGTTAGGGAGCCAGAGATCGGTTGTTCCAGAAAAAGTGGAAGATTGTGCAGCTTCAATGGAGGAGGTGAAGGATAGCTCCCCTGTTTCTGTATATGATCCATGGTTAAGTCGAGAAAGCTCGCCTTCAGCAAACAGCTTGTTGGGTAATGGAGCTCGGTGATACGAAATTAGCTTCTTTTGGGTTCTTACCTTTATATTGCCTGGTGAATACTACACAAGTATGTTAGAGCTTTCCCTTACCAGGGCCCTACTGCTTAGACATTAGTTGCAGACATTAATATTAGTTTCACGGTCTTATGAAATCTCTGTCCATTCCACTCATTTTTAGGCTTTAGGTGATACACAAATGATAAAACTTTCTCTAGCTTGATATCAATGCTTTGTCATTCTCGAGTGCAATTAACAGTGGTGCTAAAGCAAATGGATTTTGCCAAGTCTACAGTACATCAGTGCTATGAAGGtatacaaactgacgtggcaCTGGTACATGTCACTATTATGTTAGTCGAtatacaattttcattttttatattcacaACTCACCTACGTGTCATTGTCACCGCCACATTAGTTTGTATGTCTACGTGGTACCCAAATATTGTAACCCAAGCATTTTGCAAAGGATATtggcatttttttattatttttaaagaacattgactttattaatcttttatgTTATGCTATAGCAGGGATACCCCGTTACTTGCGAATTAAAAATGATCAGCAGGGTAACTACCGAACAACACATGTTATAAGAAATATGATTTTCATCCAAGTCTTCTAAAATAAGTCCAAATTTTCCCGTAGTTGACATGCAAATTAACCATATAACTGTTGGGCTTGTTTGTGTGGAAACAATTCTATTTTGTGGCGGTTTGATTTGATGAACTGATGACCTGATTCGATAAGAAttcattatgatttttttttagatttttaatgaggctcattttatatcttaaaagcCACTATAGCGAATGAATATGAATAAGTAGTACTTTTTGTTT encodes the following:
- the LOC121246932 gene encoding wall-associated receptor kinase-like 14; this translates as MISRQQQIVYVSLIIVMSIVYPTGAESPNPCKTSCGPNKRVPYPFGFSSSCAIKLSCSNDSDILVGGFRVHNITSSSILVDLPAQCNRTIDLIRPLFGSNYALTSRNSLLLQNCTSKPNACTLPTSLVLAQFNLQGCDANISCFAEESRRNTDMLSYENVSRTNCTFLFSSAALDRDSLQLQRVELGWWLGVERNRNCSKNSYYTPVPTPDGKTGFRCGCKDGFKGDGYDDGDGCKKVSNCNLTRYLSGHCGGMSRVRLLLGGIVAGASIMAALCITCYFVRRRSTCLKNEMSARRLLCEAAGNSSVPLYPYREVERATNNFSDGQRLGTGAFGTVYAGKLQNDEWVAIKKIKYRDTNSIDQVLNEIKLLSSVSHPNLVRLLGCCIEDGEQILVYEFMPNGTLSEHLQRERGKVLPWTVRLTIAAETAHAITYLHSAMNPPIYHRDIKSSNILLDHSFKSKVADFGLSRLGMTEISHISTAPQGTPGYVDPQYHQNFHLTDKSDVYSFGVVLIEIITALKVVDFARPPSEVNLAALAIDRIGRGCVDEIIDPFLEPNRDAWTLYSVHKVAELAFRCLAFHSDTRPSMMEVAEELEHIRRSGWSTLEENACIASSAVSSCSSPHNGSKKSLGGGGMTVGKAGLGSQRSVVPEKVEDCAASMEEVKDSSPVSVYDPWLSRESSPSANSLLGNGAR